One stretch of Deltaproteobacteria bacterium DNA includes these proteins:
- the cdaA gene encoding diadenylate cyclase CdaA, whose product MPELLKEFSWWRDTLDILVVAFIIYRVLLLIQGTRAVQMLKGFSVIFLVYFISQKAELLILHWILTNFLSSIILVIIVIFQHDIRRALTRVGTVPFFTYSETVDESRVIDEIMKAAVSLANKKIGALIVLEREIGLKDYVDIGVKLDAAVNKEVLHSIFLPNSPIHDGAIIIQDGRITAAGALLPLTANPVFDKSLGTRHKAAMGLTEETDAVVIVVSEERGRTSIVEGGIITQDLDTNILKENLLRHFRKKGHKGLASGEK is encoded by the coding sequence TTGCCCGAACTGCTGAAGGAATTTTCATGGTGGAGGGACACACTGGACATACTTGTTGTCGCCTTCATTATTTACAGGGTACTTCTTCTTATACAGGGGACAAGAGCTGTGCAGATGCTGAAAGGTTTTTCAGTTATCTTTCTTGTCTACTTTATTTCACAAAAAGCAGAGCTTCTGATCCTTCACTGGATCCTGACTAATTTTCTCAGTTCCATAATCCTCGTTATTATCGTCATATTCCAGCATGACATCCGGAGGGCGCTAACCCGCGTAGGAACGGTTCCCTTTTTTACCTATTCTGAAACCGTTGATGAATCGAGGGTTATTGATGAAATCATGAAGGCGGCAGTTTCGCTTGCAAACAAAAAAATAGGCGCCCTTATCGTTCTGGAAAGGGAAATCGGCCTCAAGGATTATGTCGATATTGGGGTAAAGCTCGATGCAGCCGTCAATAAAGAGGTTTTGCACAGCATATTTCTGCCCAACTCTCCCATACATGACGGCGCCATTATCATTCAGGATGGACGCATCACCGCAGCAGGCGCCCTCTTGCCCCTGACGGCAAACCCTGTTTTTGACAAATCGCTGGGAACAAGGCATAAAGCAGCCATGGGACTTACGGAGGAGACAGATGCCGTTGTCATCGTCGTTTCAGAAGAGCGGGGAAGGACCTCCATCGTAGAGGGAGGCATCATCACGCAAGACCTCGATACGAACATATTGAAAGAAAACCTCTTACGGCATTTTAGAAAAAAGGGTCACAAAGGATTGGCAAGTGGCGAAAAATAA
- the folP gene encoding dihydropteroate synthase: MAVHKLKEVTSSQIRKKGNETICPLKRENVDLDYGGGILPLGDRTHIMGILNVTPDSFSDGGNYLDPFKAIDQAARMIDDGAHIIDMGGESTRPGAAPVSGEEELKRILPVIKVLAKSVSVPISVDTYKAEVARRVIDAGAHIINDISGLRFDPHMARVAAEANCPVIVMHIKGKPGNMQINPQYDSLMDEVKGYLEESIFLAEEAGIASEKIIIDPGIGFGKRFEDNLQLINRLGEFNVLGKAILIGPSRKSFVGQILDAPPEERVEGTIAASILAIEKGAHIIRVHDVREAAKAVKVADAILKSN, translated from the coding sequence ATGGCTGTCCATAAATTAAAGGAGGTCACCAGTTCTCAAATAAGGAAAAAGGGCAATGAAACTATTTGCCCCCTTAAAAGAGAAAACGTCGACCTTGATTACGGCGGCGGCATATTGCCGCTGGGCGACAGAACCCATATTATGGGGATACTTAATGTGACGCCCGATTCTTTTTCCGACGGGGGAAATTATCTCGATCCCTTTAAGGCCATTGACCAGGCTGCCAGGATGATTGATGACGGGGCTCATATTATCGATATGGGAGGAGAGTCGACAAGACCGGGCGCCGCGCCTGTTTCCGGGGAAGAAGAATTAAAGAGGATTCTTCCCGTCATCAAGGTTCTCGCAAAAAGCGTAAGCGTCCCCATCTCTGTGGATACTTATAAAGCTGAAGTGGCCAGGAGGGTTATAGATGCAGGGGCCCATATCATCAACGATATAAGCGGTCTGCGATTCGACCCCCATATGGCCCGGGTTGCAGCGGAGGCAAATTGCCCTGTCATAGTGATGCATATTAAGGGGAAACCGGGAAACATGCAGATAAATCCTCAGTATGACTCACTTATGGATGAGGTTAAAGGCTACCTTGAAGAATCAATTTTTCTGGCCGAAGAAGCGGGGATAGCCTCTGAAAAGATCATCATCGACCCTGGAATAGGATTTGGAAAGCGCTTTGAAGATAACCTGCAGTTGATTAACAGGCTCGGCGAATTCAACGTTTTGGGTAAGGCAATCCTCATTGGTCCATCAAGAAAATCCTTTGTCGGGCAAATTCTTGACGCTCCACCTGAAGAAAGAGTCGAAGGAACCATAGCAGCTTCAATACTTGCCATTGAAAAAGGCGCCCATATCATAAGGGTCCATGATGTCAGGGAAGCAGCAAAGGCTGTGAAAGTCGCTGATGCAATACTAAAATCTAACTAA
- the ftsH gene encoding ATP-dependent zinc metalloprotease FtsH: MNNFSKNLTLWLVMGLTLILLFSLFNQPQHKPDEALFSDFMISVEQGDVADVTIQGRNLMGKYTDGREFTSYAPDDPDLVRTLRDKGVRIKAMPHEESVSIWTIFISWFPMLLLIAVWIFFMRQMQSGGGKAMSFGKSRAKLLTEDQQKVTFKDVAGVEEAKVELEEIIEFLKNPKKFTKLGGKIPKGVLLVGPPGTGKTLLAKAIAGEAGVPFFTISGSDFVEMFVGVGASRVRDLFTQGKKNAPCIIFIDEIDAVGRHRGAGLGGGHDEREQTLNQLLVEMDGFESNEGVILISATNRPDVLDPALMRPGRFDRQVVVPRPDVKGREKILEVHTKNIPLDGQIDLAIIARGTPGFSGADLANLVNEAALLAARRDRDKVSMVELDEAKDKVLMGVERKSMIISEEEKKSTAYHEAGHTLVAKLIPGSDPIHKVSIIPRGMALGITQQLPIDERHTYSRDGLLARIAILMGGRVAEEIVLDELSTGAGNDIERATDLARKMVCEWGMSDKMGPLAFGKKEEQIFLGREFAQHKDYSEATAISIDEEVKRIVTEGYERATNLLKKNIDYLYRLTEELLVKESLEGTEVEEIIKGAKPEPARKKTVVKSRKKPTPPEPAGAMA, translated from the coding sequence GTGAATAATTTTTCGAAGAACCTCACCCTTTGGCTTGTCATGGGGTTAACTCTAATACTTCTTTTCAGTCTCTTCAACCAGCCTCAGCATAAGCCGGACGAGGCTCTGTTCAGTGATTTCATGATTTCAGTTGAACAGGGGGATGTGGCTGACGTTACCATCCAGGGAAGAAACTTAATGGGGAAATATACAGACGGAAGGGAATTTACTTCCTATGCGCCTGATGATCCCGATCTTGTAAGAACACTCAGAGATAAGGGTGTTCGCATCAAGGCAATGCCCCATGAAGAATCCGTGTCCATTTGGACCATATTTATTTCATGGTTCCCCATGCTGCTTCTTATTGCCGTATGGATATTCTTTATGAGGCAGATGCAGTCAGGGGGGGGGAAGGCCATGTCTTTCGGAAAAAGCAGGGCAAAGCTGCTTACCGAAGACCAGCAGAAGGTAACCTTTAAAGATGTTGCCGGCGTGGAGGAAGCAAAGGTCGAACTGGAAGAAATCATTGAATTCCTGAAAAACCCGAAAAAATTTACCAAGCTCGGTGGCAAGATCCCAAAAGGCGTCCTCCTCGTAGGTCCTCCGGGGACAGGAAAAACTCTTCTGGCCAAGGCAATAGCTGGTGAAGCAGGGGTTCCCTTCTTTACCATAAGCGGTTCAGACTTTGTGGAAATGTTTGTCGGCGTCGGCGCTTCAAGAGTAAGAGACCTCTTTACTCAGGGAAAGAAAAATGCGCCCTGCATCATATTTATCGATGAAATCGATGCCGTCGGCCGCCACAGGGGCGCAGGTCTCGGAGGAGGGCATGATGAAAGAGAACAGACCCTCAACCAGCTTCTTGTCGAAATGGATGGTTTTGAATCCAATGAAGGCGTTATTCTTATTTCTGCCACTAACAGGCCGGACGTTCTCGATCCTGCATTGATGAGGCCGGGAAGATTCGACAGGCAGGTCGTTGTGCCAAGACCTGACGTAAAGGGAAGAGAAAAAATCCTGGAAGTTCACACCAAGAATATACCACTGGATGGGCAAATCGATCTTGCCATCATTGCAAGAGGGACACCGGGATTTTCAGGGGCCGATCTTGCCAACCTCGTTAACGAGGCCGCTCTTTTGGCGGCAAGAAGGGACAGAGACAAGGTCAGCATGGTAGAACTGGACGAGGCCAAAGACAAGGTGCTCATGGGTGTTGAAAGAAAGAGTATGATCATCAGCGAAGAAGAGAAAAAGAGCACCGCTTATCATGAAGCCGGTCATACGCTTGTAGCCAAGCTCATTCCCGGTTCCGATCCTATTCATAAAGTATCCATCATTCCCAGGGGCATGGCGCTGGGAATTACGCAGCAATTGCCCATTGACGAAAGGCATACCTACAGCAGAGACGGACTGCTTGCCAGAATTGCCATCCTTATGGGGGGCAGGGTTGCAGAAGAGATTGTTCTCGATGAACTCTCAACAGGAGCGGGCAATGACATTGAAAGAGCGACGGACCTTGCCAGAAAGATGGTTTGTGAATGGGGAATGAGTGATAAAATGGGGCCTCTTGCCTTTGGAAAAAAAGAAGAGCAGATTTTTCTCGGCAGAGAATTTGCCCAGCACAAGGATTATAGCGAAGCAACCGCTATCAGTATAGATGAAGAGGTAAAGCGCATTGTTACCGAAGGCTATGAAAGAGCAACGAATCTGCTAAAGAAAAACATAGACTATCTCTATCGCCTTACGGAAGAACTGCTTGTCAAGGAATCACTTGAAGGTACTGAGGTTGAGGAGATAATAAAGGGCGCCAAGCCTGAGCCTGCCAGAAAAAAGACTGTTGTAAAAAGCAGAAAAAAACCGACGCCTCCTGAACCGGCAGGCGCTATGGCATAA
- the tilS gene encoding tRNA lysidine(34) synthetase TilS: protein MIFEKFCNYIKQEEMISPGEKIIAALSGGIDSMVMLHLLLRFQEDKGGTLVIAHLNHGLRAEESDRDEKFVKKTALHLGLDCHCRRINLTNPRKTLPGNLQAAGREERYAFFNAMAETVKGDKIALGHNADDQAETVLMRIIRGSGISGMGGIPPVREKIIRPMLCLTRKEIAAYASKEGILYVEDSSNLSKKYLRNQIRHELMPLLKSYNPNIKGELNMLSQISRDVSSYLDGNAAEAFQKIKIEPGEEVLFLDLAQFNLLPAALKGKVVSLACHELSGASGGLYSRHILQVNVLAGRGKSASSIDLPGGIKVFIEYGKLAFSLNEGEEISSFSFPLNLEGETALSQLGLTFTSERVSAIEEKDRDDKNVIYLDMERITAPLIVRNFRNGDRIKIKGMEGRKKLKNLYIDEKVPVRFRKKIPLIAAGDEILWVVGLRHGGNAIADCRSKDILKVSKN, encoded by the coding sequence ATGATTTTTGAGAAGTTTTGCAACTACATTAAACAGGAAGAAATGATCTCCCCCGGTGAAAAGATCATTGCAGCTCTTTCCGGCGGTATCGATTCCATGGTAATGCTCCATCTCCTGCTCCGTTTTCAGGAAGATAAAGGCGGCACTCTTGTTATTGCCCACCTGAATCACGGCCTTAGAGCTGAAGAATCCGATAGGGATGAAAAATTCGTAAAAAAAACGGCTCTTCATCTTGGACTGGACTGTCATTGCAGGAGAATCAACCTCACAAATCCCCGGAAAACTTTACCCGGCAACCTGCAGGCGGCAGGAAGAGAGGAAAGATACGCTTTTTTCAACGCCATGGCAGAGACGGTAAAGGGAGACAAAATCGCCCTTGGCCACAACGCCGATGATCAGGCAGAGACTGTACTCATGCGCATTATCAGAGGAAGCGGCATCAGCGGTATGGGAGGGATTCCACCGGTAAGGGAAAAGATTATCAGGCCCATGCTCTGCCTGACAAGAAAAGAAATAGCGGCTTATGCCTCAAAAGAGGGGATTTTGTACGTTGAAGACAGCTCAAATCTCAGCAAAAAGTATTTGAGAAACCAAATTCGCCATGAACTGATGCCCCTCCTTAAAAGCTATAATCCCAATATAAAGGGAGAGCTGAATATGCTTTCACAGATCAGCAGGGATGTAAGCTCCTACCTGGACGGCAATGCCGCAGAGGCCTTTCAGAAAATTAAAATAGAGCCCGGTGAAGAGGTTCTTTTTCTTGACCTTGCACAATTTAACCTTCTGCCTGCCGCCCTTAAAGGCAAGGTGGTATCACTTGCCTGTCATGAACTTTCAGGTGCATCCGGCGGACTTTACTCCCGTCACATCCTGCAAGTGAACGTTTTGGCGGGGAGAGGAAAAAGCGCTTCTTCTATCGATCTTCCAGGGGGAATAAAAGTATTTATAGAATATGGAAAGCTTGCCTTTTCTTTGAATGAAGGGGAGGAAATTTCTTCCTTTTCATTTCCTCTCAATCTTGAAGGAGAAACGGCCCTTTCTCAGCTTGGCCTTACCTTTACATCCGAAAGGGTATCAGCCATAGAGGAAAAGGACAGGGATGATAAAAATGTTATCTATCTCGATATGGAACGAATAACAGCGCCATTAATCGTAAGAAACTTCAGGAATGGAGACAGAATAAAAATTAAGGGAATGGAGGGCAGGAAGAAGCTGAAAAATCTTTATATTGATGAAAAGGTGCCTGTCAGGTTTAGAAAAAAAATACCGCTCATTGCCGCAGGAGATGAAATATTGTGGGTCGTCGGATTGAGGCATGGCGGAAACGCCATTGCAGATTGTCGCAGTAAAGATATACTTAAAGTATCAAAAAACTGA
- a CDS encoding MotA/TolQ/ExbB proton channel family protein: MISYISESAAFLSKGGIVMIPIIICSLIGFAVFVERLLALKRDKIIPADLFEETKVLILDHKINEALELCNANGSSLARILRVGIKNYGRSREAVKEVIEEVGRREVAFLDKYTGIMGTVANITPLLGLLGTVSGMIKAFNLISSVGVGDPAVLAGGISEALITTASGLTVAIPTFVGYKFLLSKADILVIEMEEFSTDVVELLKGEEEENLKSRGRTADRPGSS, encoded by the coding sequence ATGATAAGCTACATATCAGAATCTGCCGCCTTCCTGTCCAAGGGGGGCATTGTCATGATCCCCATTATCATTTGCTCCTTAATCGGATTTGCTGTTTTTGTTGAAAGGTTGCTGGCATTAAAGAGAGACAAAATCATCCCCGCTGATCTCTTTGAAGAAACAAAAGTCCTTATCCTTGACCATAAGATAAATGAAGCGCTTGAACTTTGCAATGCAAATGGTTCTTCTCTGGCCCGGATCCTGAGGGTAGGCATTAAAAACTACGGCAGGTCGAGGGAAGCCGTTAAAGAGGTCATCGAAGAAGTGGGGAGGAGAGAGGTGGCCTTTTTGGATAAATATACGGGAATAATGGGCACCGTTGCCAATATTACTCCCCTTCTCGGGCTTCTCGGCACCGTTTCAGGCATGATCAAGGCTTTCAATCTTATCTCCTCAGTCGGTGTCGGTGATCCTGCCGTTCTTGCCGGAGGCATATCGGAGGCGCTTATTACGACGGCGTCGGGCCTGACCGTTGCCATCCCTACCTTTGTGGGCTACAAATTTCTTCTGAGCAAGGCTGATATTCTCGTTATTGAAATGGAAGAGTTCTCAACGGATGTTGTAGAACTTTTAAAGGGAGAAGAAGAGGAAAACCTGAAAAGCAGAGGCCGTACCGCTGACAGGCCAGGCTCTTCTTAA
- a CDS encoding biopolymer transporter ExbD, with product MEFKRKQRAVVPPDITPLIDVVFLLLIFFMLSTTFIINPGININLPKSSAEEIKMEKQKVIVTISKDGEIYVEDKKIDMNILRVILNDMVKTSKESTVIISADEDTSHGIVVSVMDMAKLSGVTRLAIETEPK from the coding sequence ATGGAATTCAAGAGAAAACAAAGAGCTGTCGTCCCTCCCGATATAACACCTCTCATTGATGTCGTCTTCCTGCTGCTCATTTTTTTCATGCTTTCCACCACTTTTATCATCAATCCCGGCATTAATATTAATCTCCCCAAATCTTCCGCTGAAGAAATAAAGATGGAGAAGCAGAAGGTTATCGTTACTATATCGAAGGATGGCGAGATTTATGTAGAAGACAAAAAGATCGATATGAATATTTTAAGAGTCATCCTTAATGATATGGTGAAGACAAGCAAGGAATCGACGGTTATTATCAGCGCTGATGAAGATACTTCACATGGTATCGTCGTATCTGTTATGGATATGGCCAAGTTATCAGGCGTCACGAGGCTGGCCATAGAGACGGAACCGAAATAA